One segment of Panicum virgatum strain AP13 chromosome 1K, P.virgatum_v5, whole genome shotgun sequence DNA contains the following:
- the LOC120657310 gene encoding RING-H2 finger protein ATL74-like codes for MARPSNHTASPSMTKATAAAVIASSPSPPRPPPPAAAAGAGAGGPYASSRAFFSNVATILIILACVSLLAFALHGAARLVLRCLASRRAARARADEPKLPSTAADAGGAGAPGAWAEAECAICLSELAGGGRVRVLPACGHGFHGACVEGWLAARASCPTCRAPSRPPRAVEP; via the coding sequence ATGGCGCGCCCGAGCAACCACACCGCCTCGCCCTCCATGACGAAggctacggcggcggccgtgatcgcctcgtcgccgtctccccctcggccgccgcctcccgccgcggcTGCTGGCGCGGGGGCGGGGGGCCCCTACGCCAGCTCCCGGGCCTTCTTCTCCAACGTGGCCACCATCCTCATCATCCTGGCCTGCGTCTCGCTGCTCGCCTTCGCCCTCCACGGCGCGGCGCGCCTTGTCCTCCGCTGCCTcgcgagccgccgcgccgcgcgggcgcgggcggacgAGCCCAAGCTCCCGTcgaccgccgccgacgccgggggcgccggcgcccccgGCGCGTGGGCCGAGGCGGAGTGCGCCATCTGCCTGTCGGagctggcgggcggcgggcgcgtcCGCGTGCTCCCGGCGTGCGGGCACGGGTTCCACGGCGCCTGCGTGGAGGGCTGGCTCGCGGCGCGCGCGTCCTGCCCCACCTGCCGCGCGCcgtcccggccgccgcgggcggtAGAGCCGTag
- the LOC120710832 gene encoding kinesin-like protein KIN-7C isoform X2, with protein sequence MGAIGGDELVQWDKMAGPEAVNGGGGGAGRMDRIQVLVRLRPLSEKEVARGEPAEWECINDTTVMFRSTFPDRPTAPTAYTFDRVFHSDCSTKEVYDEGVREVALLVVSGINSSIFAYGQTSSGKTYTMTGVTEYTVADIYDYISKHEERAFVLKFSAIEIYNEVVRDLLSAENTPLRLWDDAEKGTYVENLTEVVLRDWNHLKGLISVCEAQRRTGETFLNEKSSRSHQMLRLTVESSAREFLGKDKSTTLVASANFVDLAGSERASQALSAGTRLKEGCHINRSLLALGTVIRKLSMGSNAHIPYRDSKLTRILQPSLGGNARTAIICTLSPATSHIEQSRNTLLFGSCAKEVVTNAKVNVVMSDKALVKHLQKEVARLESELRQPASNSSLEALVKEKDNQIRKMEKEIKELKSQRDLAQSRLQNLLQTVGDHSKHPGSGKRSARSPPSIGMPPSISRDDSSQISHDDSDLYKEVRCIETSGTGGNEQLDMSAGESSSPQGSNMNSSLRGNGSNTSVNSRRSRLLGESPVTLEQHLENIRRPFATVGRDLGSSTRNSSGSRILGRSRSCRSLTATTMFDGIEVDDDTPLHRSLVGFPGRPEGGHRRGSALNYDVESETLSRAGSIVSTKTNGACDAEFTGIGEFVAELKEMAQVHYQKQYGGQNANGDFGEGTIKSIGLDPIADASQSPSRWPLEFEKKQQEIIELWHSCSISLVHRTYFFLLFKGDQADSIYMEVELRRLSFLRDTYSRGSTPSNVVVGSLNSSPAASAKKLQREREMLARQMQKRLTAVEREHVYTKWGVSLDSKKRKLQVARRLWTQTKDLEHVRESASLVARLIGLQEPGQVLREMFGLSFAPQQQPPPRRRSSNGWKYGLPSFG encoded by the exons ATGGGGGCGATTGGGGGTGATGAGCTGGTGCAGTGGGATAAGATGGCTGGACCGGAGGCGGTTAatggaggcggaggaggtgcgGGGAGGATGGACAGGATACAGGTGCTGGTCAGGCTGAGGCCGCTGAGCGAGAAGGAGGTTGCGAGGGGGGAACCTGCGGAGTGGGAGTGCATCAATGACACCACCGTCATGTTCCGGAGCACCTTCCCGGACCGACCAACAGCCCCGACGGCGTACACATTTG ATCGGGTTTTTCATTCTGACTGCAGCACCAAGGAAGTCTACGATGAAGGGGTTAGGGAAGTTGCTCTATTAGTAGTCAGTGGCATTAACT CAAGTATTTTTGCGTATGGACAAACAAGTAGCGGAAAGACATATACCATGACCGGAGTAACAGAGTATACAGTAGCAGACATATATGATTACATTAGTAAG CATGAAGAGAGAGCATTTGTTCTAAAGTTCTCAGCAATCGAAATATATAATGAAGTTGTAAGGGATCTTCTTAGCGCGGAAAATACTCCTCTTAGACTCTGGGACGATGCAGAG AAGGGCACCTATGTGGAGAATCTTACTGAGGTTGTATTAAGGGACTGGAACCACCTCAAGGGGCTTATTTCTGTCTGCGAAG CTCAAAGAAGGACAGGGGAGACCTTTTTAAATGAAAAAAGCTCCAGATCTCATCAGATGCTGAGATTG ACAGTTGAAAGTTCTGCTCGGGAGTTCCTAGGGAAGGACAAGTCAACCACACTTGTTGCTAGTGCC AACTTTGTTGATTTGGCAGGAAGTGAGCGTGCATCTCAGGCATTGTCTGCTGGCACAAGACTAAAAGAAGGTTGTCATATTAACAGAAGTTTGCTTGCCCTCGGCACTGTCATTAGGAAACTAAG CATGGGGAGTAATGCACATATACCGTATAGAGATTCAAAGCTCACACGCATATTACAACCATCTTTGGGAGGTAATGCAAGAACCGCCATCATTTGTACACTGAGCCCGGCCACTAGTCATATTGAGCAATCAAGAAATACCCTATTATTTGGGAGCTGTGCAAAGGAAGTAGTTACAAATGCCAAAGTCAATGTGGTCATGTCTGATAAAGCGCTAGTTAAACATTTGCAAAAGGAAGTTGCTAGATTGGAGAGTGAGTTGCGGCAACCAGCTTCAAATTCCAGTCTTGAAGCATTAGTAAAGGAAAAGGACAACCAAATCAGAAAG ATGgagaaagaaataaaagaacTCAAGTCACAGCGTGATCTGGCTCAATCTAGGTTGCAGAATCTGCTGCAGACTGTTGGGGACCACTCAAAGCACCCG GGCTCAGGAAAGCGTTCAGCCCGAAGTCCTCCATCAATTGGAATGCCCCCAAGCATCAGCAGGGATGATAGTTCTCAGATCTCTCATGATGATTCAGATCTTTACAAGGAAGTGCGATGCATTGAGACCAGTGGAACAGGAGGAAATGAACAGTTGGATATGTCAGCTGGTGAAAGCAGTAGTCCACAAGGTTCAAACATGAATTCTAGCTTGCGTGGTAACGGTTCCAATACATCAGTGAATTCAAGGCGTTCAAGGCTCCTTGGTGAATCTCCTGTCACGTTGGAGCAGCATTTGGAGAATATCAGAAGGCCTTTTGCCACTGTTGGCAGAGATCTAGGATCTTCGACACGTAACTCATCAGGCTCCAGAATTCTtggtagaagcaggagctgtaGATCACTTACAGCTACTACTATGTTTGATGGCATAGAGGTGGATGATGACACCCCGCTGCATAGAAGTTTGGTTGGTTTCCCAGGAAGGCCTGAAGGGGGTCATAGAAGGGGATCTGCACTGAACTATGATGTAGAAAGTGAAACTCTTTCAAGAGCAGGATCAATAGTTTCAACCAAGACGAATGGTGCATGCGATGCAGAGTTCACTGGTATAGGTGAATTTGTTGCTGAATTGAAGGAAATGGCTCAGGTTCATTATCAGAAACAGTATGGTGGTCAG AATGCAAATGGAGACTTTGGAGAGGGGACCATAAAGAGCATTGGATTGGACCCGATTGCTGATGCTTCACAATCACCGTCTCGCTGGCCGTTGGAATTCGAGAAGAAACAGCAGGAGATCATCGAGCTTTGGCACTCATGCAGTATTTCCTTAGTACACAGGACCTATTTTTTCTTGCTATTCAAGGGAGATCAGGCTGACTCAATCTACATGGAAGTGGAGCTTCGGAGGCTATCATTCCTCAGAGATACTTACTCTCGGGGAAGCACCCCTAGCAATGTGGTAGTAGGTAGCTTGAACTCTTCCCCAGCTGCGAG TGCTAAGAAGCTGCAGCGCGAGCGGGAGATGCTTGCGAGGCAGATGCAGAAGCGGCTCACGGCAGTGGAAAGAGAACACGTGTACACCAAGTGGGGCGTTTCCCTGGACTCCAAGAAGAGGAAGCTGCAGGTGGCTCGCCGCCTCTGGACGCAGACAAAGGACCTGGAGCACGTCAGGGAGAGCGCCTCCCTGGTCGCCAGGCTGATCGGGCTCCAGGAGCCAGGGCAGGTCCTCCGGGAGATGTTCGGGCTCAGCTtcgccccgcagcagcagccgccccctcgccggcgatcCTCCAACGGCTGGAAATACGGGTTACCTTCGTTCGGCTGA
- the LOC120710832 gene encoding kinesin-like protein KIN-7C isoform X1: protein MGAIGGDELVQWDKMAGPEAVNGGGGGAGRMDRIQVLVRLRPLSEKEVARGEPAEWECINDTTVMFRSTFPDRPTAPTAYTFDRVFHSDCSTKEVYDEGVREVALLVVSGINSSIFAYGQTSSGKTYTMTGVTEYTVADIYDYISKHEERAFVLKFSAIEIYNEVVRDLLSAENTPLRLWDDAEKGTYVENLTEVVLRDWNHLKGLISVCEAQRRTGETFLNEKSSRSHQMLRLTVESSAREFLGKDKSTTLVASAVRTSSKYVMEFFLYIKIIMSIIGSVQNFVDLAGSERASQALSAGTRLKEGCHINRSLLALGTVIRKLSMGSNAHIPYRDSKLTRILQPSLGGNARTAIICTLSPATSHIEQSRNTLLFGSCAKEVVTNAKVNVVMSDKALVKHLQKEVARLESELRQPASNSSLEALVKEKDNQIRKMEKEIKELKSQRDLAQSRLQNLLQTVGDHSKHPGSGKRSARSPPSIGMPPSISRDDSSQISHDDSDLYKEVRCIETSGTGGNEQLDMSAGESSSPQGSNMNSSLRGNGSNTSVNSRRSRLLGESPVTLEQHLENIRRPFATVGRDLGSSTRNSSGSRILGRSRSCRSLTATTMFDGIEVDDDTPLHRSLVGFPGRPEGGHRRGSALNYDVESETLSRAGSIVSTKTNGACDAEFTGIGEFVAELKEMAQVHYQKQYGGQNANGDFGEGTIKSIGLDPIADASQSPSRWPLEFEKKQQEIIELWHSCSISLVHRTYFFLLFKGDQADSIYMEVELRRLSFLRDTYSRGSTPSNVVVGSLNSSPAASAKKLQREREMLARQMQKRLTAVEREHVYTKWGVSLDSKKRKLQVARRLWTQTKDLEHVRESASLVARLIGLQEPGQVLREMFGLSFAPQQQPPPRRRSSNGWKYGLPSFG from the exons ATGGGGGCGATTGGGGGTGATGAGCTGGTGCAGTGGGATAAGATGGCTGGACCGGAGGCGGTTAatggaggcggaggaggtgcgGGGAGGATGGACAGGATACAGGTGCTGGTCAGGCTGAGGCCGCTGAGCGAGAAGGAGGTTGCGAGGGGGGAACCTGCGGAGTGGGAGTGCATCAATGACACCACCGTCATGTTCCGGAGCACCTTCCCGGACCGACCAACAGCCCCGACGGCGTACACATTTG ATCGGGTTTTTCATTCTGACTGCAGCACCAAGGAAGTCTACGATGAAGGGGTTAGGGAAGTTGCTCTATTAGTAGTCAGTGGCATTAACT CAAGTATTTTTGCGTATGGACAAACAAGTAGCGGAAAGACATATACCATGACCGGAGTAACAGAGTATACAGTAGCAGACATATATGATTACATTAGTAAG CATGAAGAGAGAGCATTTGTTCTAAAGTTCTCAGCAATCGAAATATATAATGAAGTTGTAAGGGATCTTCTTAGCGCGGAAAATACTCCTCTTAGACTCTGGGACGATGCAGAG AAGGGCACCTATGTGGAGAATCTTACTGAGGTTGTATTAAGGGACTGGAACCACCTCAAGGGGCTTATTTCTGTCTGCGAAG CTCAAAGAAGGACAGGGGAGACCTTTTTAAATGAAAAAAGCTCCAGATCTCATCAGATGCTGAGATTG ACAGTTGAAAGTTCTGCTCGGGAGTTCCTAGGGAAGGACAAGTCAACCACACTTGTTGCTAGTGCCGTACGTACATCCAGCAAATATGTGATggagttttttttatatatcaaAATAATCATGAGCATTATTGGTTCTGTGCAGAACTTTGTTGATTTGGCAGGAAGTGAGCGTGCATCTCAGGCATTGTCTGCTGGCACAAGACTAAAAGAAGGTTGTCATATTAACAGAAGTTTGCTTGCCCTCGGCACTGTCATTAGGAAACTAAG CATGGGGAGTAATGCACATATACCGTATAGAGATTCAAAGCTCACACGCATATTACAACCATCTTTGGGAGGTAATGCAAGAACCGCCATCATTTGTACACTGAGCCCGGCCACTAGTCATATTGAGCAATCAAGAAATACCCTATTATTTGGGAGCTGTGCAAAGGAAGTAGTTACAAATGCCAAAGTCAATGTGGTCATGTCTGATAAAGCGCTAGTTAAACATTTGCAAAAGGAAGTTGCTAGATTGGAGAGTGAGTTGCGGCAACCAGCTTCAAATTCCAGTCTTGAAGCATTAGTAAAGGAAAAGGACAACCAAATCAGAAAG ATGgagaaagaaataaaagaacTCAAGTCACAGCGTGATCTGGCTCAATCTAGGTTGCAGAATCTGCTGCAGACTGTTGGGGACCACTCAAAGCACCCG GGCTCAGGAAAGCGTTCAGCCCGAAGTCCTCCATCAATTGGAATGCCCCCAAGCATCAGCAGGGATGATAGTTCTCAGATCTCTCATGATGATTCAGATCTTTACAAGGAAGTGCGATGCATTGAGACCAGTGGAACAGGAGGAAATGAACAGTTGGATATGTCAGCTGGTGAAAGCAGTAGTCCACAAGGTTCAAACATGAATTCTAGCTTGCGTGGTAACGGTTCCAATACATCAGTGAATTCAAGGCGTTCAAGGCTCCTTGGTGAATCTCCTGTCACGTTGGAGCAGCATTTGGAGAATATCAGAAGGCCTTTTGCCACTGTTGGCAGAGATCTAGGATCTTCGACACGTAACTCATCAGGCTCCAGAATTCTtggtagaagcaggagctgtaGATCACTTACAGCTACTACTATGTTTGATGGCATAGAGGTGGATGATGACACCCCGCTGCATAGAAGTTTGGTTGGTTTCCCAGGAAGGCCTGAAGGGGGTCATAGAAGGGGATCTGCACTGAACTATGATGTAGAAAGTGAAACTCTTTCAAGAGCAGGATCAATAGTTTCAACCAAGACGAATGGTGCATGCGATGCAGAGTTCACTGGTATAGGTGAATTTGTTGCTGAATTGAAGGAAATGGCTCAGGTTCATTATCAGAAACAGTATGGTGGTCAG AATGCAAATGGAGACTTTGGAGAGGGGACCATAAAGAGCATTGGATTGGACCCGATTGCTGATGCTTCACAATCACCGTCTCGCTGGCCGTTGGAATTCGAGAAGAAACAGCAGGAGATCATCGAGCTTTGGCACTCATGCAGTATTTCCTTAGTACACAGGACCTATTTTTTCTTGCTATTCAAGGGAGATCAGGCTGACTCAATCTACATGGAAGTGGAGCTTCGGAGGCTATCATTCCTCAGAGATACTTACTCTCGGGGAAGCACCCCTAGCAATGTGGTAGTAGGTAGCTTGAACTCTTCCCCAGCTGCGAG TGCTAAGAAGCTGCAGCGCGAGCGGGAGATGCTTGCGAGGCAGATGCAGAAGCGGCTCACGGCAGTGGAAAGAGAACACGTGTACACCAAGTGGGGCGTTTCCCTGGACTCCAAGAAGAGGAAGCTGCAGGTGGCTCGCCGCCTCTGGACGCAGACAAAGGACCTGGAGCACGTCAGGGAGAGCGCCTCCCTGGTCGCCAGGCTGATCGGGCTCCAGGAGCCAGGGCAGGTCCTCCGGGAGATGTTCGGGCTCAGCTtcgccccgcagcagcagccgccccctcgccggcgatcCTCCAACGGCTGGAAATACGGGTTACCTTCGTTCGGCTGA
- the LOC120710832 gene encoding kinesin-like protein KIN-7C isoform X3, translating into MTGVTEYTVADIYDYISKHEERAFVLKFSAIEIYNEVVRDLLSAENTPLRLWDDAEKGTYVENLTEVVLRDWNHLKGLISVCEAQRRTGETFLNEKSSRSHQMLRLTVESSAREFLGKDKSTTLVASANFVDLAGSERASQALSAGTRLKEGCHINRSLLALGTVIRKLSMGSNAHIPYRDSKLTRILQPSLGGNARTAIICTLSPATSHIEQSRNTLLFGSCAKEVVTNAKVNVVMSDKALVKHLQKEVARLESELRQPASNSSLEALVKEKDNQIRKMEKEIKELKSQRDLAQSRLQNLLQTVGDHSKHPGSGKRSARSPPSIGMPPSISRDDSSQISHDDSDLYKEVRCIETSGTGGNEQLDMSAGESSSPQGSNMNSSLRGNGSNTSVNSRRSRLLGESPVTLEQHLENIRRPFATVGRDLGSSTRNSSGSRILGRSRSCRSLTATTMFDGIEVDDDTPLHRSLVGFPGRPEGGHRRGSALNYDVESETLSRAGSIVSTKTNGACDAEFTGIGEFVAELKEMAQVHYQKQYGGQNANGDFGEGTIKSIGLDPIADASQSPSRWPLEFEKKQQEIIELWHSCSISLVHRTYFFLLFKGDQADSIYMEVELRRLSFLRDTYSRGSTPSNVVVGSLNSSPAASAKKLQREREMLARQMQKRLTAVEREHVYTKWGVSLDSKKRKLQVARRLWTQTKDLEHVRESASLVARLIGLQEPGQVLREMFGLSFAPQQQPPPRRRSSNGWKYGLPSFG; encoded by the exons ATGACCGGAGTAACAGAGTATACAGTAGCAGACATATATGATTACATTAGTAAG CATGAAGAGAGAGCATTTGTTCTAAAGTTCTCAGCAATCGAAATATATAATGAAGTTGTAAGGGATCTTCTTAGCGCGGAAAATACTCCTCTTAGACTCTGGGACGATGCAGAG AAGGGCACCTATGTGGAGAATCTTACTGAGGTTGTATTAAGGGACTGGAACCACCTCAAGGGGCTTATTTCTGTCTGCGAAG CTCAAAGAAGGACAGGGGAGACCTTTTTAAATGAAAAAAGCTCCAGATCTCATCAGATGCTGAGATTG ACAGTTGAAAGTTCTGCTCGGGAGTTCCTAGGGAAGGACAAGTCAACCACACTTGTTGCTAGTGCC AACTTTGTTGATTTGGCAGGAAGTGAGCGTGCATCTCAGGCATTGTCTGCTGGCACAAGACTAAAAGAAGGTTGTCATATTAACAGAAGTTTGCTTGCCCTCGGCACTGTCATTAGGAAACTAAG CATGGGGAGTAATGCACATATACCGTATAGAGATTCAAAGCTCACACGCATATTACAACCATCTTTGGGAGGTAATGCAAGAACCGCCATCATTTGTACACTGAGCCCGGCCACTAGTCATATTGAGCAATCAAGAAATACCCTATTATTTGGGAGCTGTGCAAAGGAAGTAGTTACAAATGCCAAAGTCAATGTGGTCATGTCTGATAAAGCGCTAGTTAAACATTTGCAAAAGGAAGTTGCTAGATTGGAGAGTGAGTTGCGGCAACCAGCTTCAAATTCCAGTCTTGAAGCATTAGTAAAGGAAAAGGACAACCAAATCAGAAAG ATGgagaaagaaataaaagaacTCAAGTCACAGCGTGATCTGGCTCAATCTAGGTTGCAGAATCTGCTGCAGACTGTTGGGGACCACTCAAAGCACCCG GGCTCAGGAAAGCGTTCAGCCCGAAGTCCTCCATCAATTGGAATGCCCCCAAGCATCAGCAGGGATGATAGTTCTCAGATCTCTCATGATGATTCAGATCTTTACAAGGAAGTGCGATGCATTGAGACCAGTGGAACAGGAGGAAATGAACAGTTGGATATGTCAGCTGGTGAAAGCAGTAGTCCACAAGGTTCAAACATGAATTCTAGCTTGCGTGGTAACGGTTCCAATACATCAGTGAATTCAAGGCGTTCAAGGCTCCTTGGTGAATCTCCTGTCACGTTGGAGCAGCATTTGGAGAATATCAGAAGGCCTTTTGCCACTGTTGGCAGAGATCTAGGATCTTCGACACGTAACTCATCAGGCTCCAGAATTCTtggtagaagcaggagctgtaGATCACTTACAGCTACTACTATGTTTGATGGCATAGAGGTGGATGATGACACCCCGCTGCATAGAAGTTTGGTTGGTTTCCCAGGAAGGCCTGAAGGGGGTCATAGAAGGGGATCTGCACTGAACTATGATGTAGAAAGTGAAACTCTTTCAAGAGCAGGATCAATAGTTTCAACCAAGACGAATGGTGCATGCGATGCAGAGTTCACTGGTATAGGTGAATTTGTTGCTGAATTGAAGGAAATGGCTCAGGTTCATTATCAGAAACAGTATGGTGGTCAG AATGCAAATGGAGACTTTGGAGAGGGGACCATAAAGAGCATTGGATTGGACCCGATTGCTGATGCTTCACAATCACCGTCTCGCTGGCCGTTGGAATTCGAGAAGAAACAGCAGGAGATCATCGAGCTTTGGCACTCATGCAGTATTTCCTTAGTACACAGGACCTATTTTTTCTTGCTATTCAAGGGAGATCAGGCTGACTCAATCTACATGGAAGTGGAGCTTCGGAGGCTATCATTCCTCAGAGATACTTACTCTCGGGGAAGCACCCCTAGCAATGTGGTAGTAGGTAGCTTGAACTCTTCCCCAGCTGCGAG TGCTAAGAAGCTGCAGCGCGAGCGGGAGATGCTTGCGAGGCAGATGCAGAAGCGGCTCACGGCAGTGGAAAGAGAACACGTGTACACCAAGTGGGGCGTTTCCCTGGACTCCAAGAAGAGGAAGCTGCAGGTGGCTCGCCGCCTCTGGACGCAGACAAAGGACCTGGAGCACGTCAGGGAGAGCGCCTCCCTGGTCGCCAGGCTGATCGGGCTCCAGGAGCCAGGGCAGGTCCTCCGGGAGATGTTCGGGCTCAGCTtcgccccgcagcagcagccgccccctcgccggcgatcCTCCAACGGCTGGAAATACGGGTTACCTTCGTTCGGCTGA